A region of Methanobrevibacter arboriphilus JCM 13429 = DSM 1125 DNA encodes the following proteins:
- the tmk gene encoding dTMP kinase, with the protein MYIVLEGIDGAGKTTQINALKKWLEDSGIEVEAIVEPTDSAIGKLIREMLREPNATKENIQKTLGLLFAADRILLMDKIANEEYCNKVIISDRSFYSSLAYQEPSNWISEINKYAKEPDLVLLLDIDVELAIERCSGEDEFEKKSFLSNVKNKYLDLANDNDNFKIINANNGPNKVQSDIKKSVAPFLGICISGID; encoded by the coding sequence ATGTATATAGTTTTAGAAGGTATTGATGGAGCTGGAAAAACTACTCAAATTAATGCTCTTAAAAAATGGTTAGAAGATTCTGGAATTGAAGTAGAAGCAATTGTTGAGCCTACAGATTCTGCTATTGGGAAATTAATTAGAGAAATGCTAAGGGAACCAAATGCTACAAAAGAAAATATTCAAAAAACTCTTGGTTTGTTGTTTGCAGCTGATCGTATCTTATTAATGGATAAGATAGCTAATGAAGAATATTGTAATAAAGTTATAATTAGTGATAGGTCTTTTTATTCAAGTTTAGCATATCAAGAACCATCAAATTGGATTTCTGAAATAAATAAATATGCAAAAGAGCCAGATCTAGTTCTTCTCTTAGATATAGATGTTGAGTTAGCTATTGAGAGATGTTCTGGTGAAGATGAATTTGAAAAAAAATCTTTTTTATCTAATGTTAAAAATAAATATTTAGATTTAGCTAATGATAATGACAATTTCAAAATTATAAATGCAAATAATGGTCCTAATAAAGTTCAATCAGATATTAAAAAGTCAGTTGCTCCTTTTCTTGGAATTTGTATTAGTGGAATTGACTAA
- a CDS encoding MutS-related protein has protein sequence MSENDHKNSHKSSCKNSCKNGVQKADLHNVNGVGDKLVEKIYKSVGGEDELQKIVKNLDLESLINIEGISQRKAIEIMNQLLGNPTQEFLKSERAVQLYEEIIQKIISYSNTKYSENRILLLSPSKDKSLIENNVDFAMNAKEKVSKLPIIKLRGLMKNLDIPKEVRPDYDPSKAILVESDEDNDYLMDLGFNQYYPIINASSSSMLEEEIRSYELIFYVYSEGFIEVSEMNNSIMISKEAPEHEIVPELILDYFNKNIDLFNRVSEIRKILNEKTILEDISPILDEVNSLKKRDVDIDKVVNSVKVILDEELRLSIKEIDLEGDEVLDLLNNAMPPKIEKIFDDIITKGKQNIKTETGIDFDPFLRQYPLELDENELERIKLMQNSEKENDLFDKKITAANYLASIKIQAIEEVKETLEFDYEFTLGSFAYEYDLMPATLGNDFKLEEALHLELGLENGDYIQRIDYNLGDNDNVALLTGANSGGKTTLLETIAQISIMAQMGLPVCAKNAEVKLLDEIYHFSKKRSLDAGAFESFLNVFMPIVTTDSEKLVLLDELEGITELEAAVKIISSFIEMIKDSNSYAIIVTHMAKELMTYADVRVDGIEAKGLDESYNLIVDRTPKMNCLARSTPEFILKRIYENSEGKMKEVYGEILKKF, from the coding sequence ATGAGTGAAAACGATCATAAAAACAGTCATAAAAGTAGCTGTAAAAACAGTTGTAAAAATGGAGTTCAAAAAGCGGATTTACATAATGTCAATGGTGTTGGGGATAAATTAGTTGAAAAAATATATAAATCAGTTGGAGGAGAGGATGAATTACAGAAAATTGTAAAAAATCTTGATTTGGAAAGTTTAATAAATATTGAAGGTATAAGTCAAAGAAAGGCAATTGAAATAATGAATCAATTACTTGGAAATCCCACACAAGAATTTTTAAAAAGTGAACGTGCAGTTCAATTGTATGAAGAAATAATTCAAAAAATCATATCTTATTCTAACACTAAATATTCAGAAAATAGAATTCTCTTATTATCTCCTTCTAAAGATAAATCTTTAATTGAAAATAATGTTGATTTTGCAATGAATGCAAAAGAAAAAGTTTCAAAATTGCCTATTATAAAACTTAGAGGATTAATGAAGAATTTGGATATTCCAAAAGAAGTTCGACCAGATTATGATCCGAGTAAAGCTATTCTTGTGGAAAGTGATGAGGATAATGATTATTTAATGGATTTAGGGTTTAATCAGTATTATCCTATAATTAATGCTTCTTCATCATCTATGCTTGAAGAAGAAATTCGTAGCTATGAACTAATATTTTATGTATATAGTGAAGGTTTTATTGAAGTTAGTGAAATGAACAATTCGATTATGATTAGTAAAGAAGCTCCTGAACATGAAATTGTTCCAGAACTAATTCTTGATTATTTTAATAAAAATATAGATCTTTTTAATAGGGTAAGTGAAATTAGAAAAATTCTCAATGAAAAGACAATTCTTGAAGATATAAGTCCTATTTTGGATGAAGTTAACTCTCTTAAAAAAAGAGATGTTGATATTGATAAAGTTGTGAATTCTGTTAAAGTTATACTGGATGAAGAACTTAGACTTTCAATTAAAGAAATTGATCTTGAGGGTGATGAGGTATTAGATCTTTTAAATAATGCGATGCCTCCTAAAATTGAGAAAATATTTGATGATATTATAACTAAAGGTAAACAAAATATTAAAACAGAAACTGGCATTGATTTTGATCCTTTTTTAAGACAATATCCTCTTGAGCTTGATGAAAATGAGTTAGAAAGGATAAAACTTATGCAAAATTCAGAAAAAGAAAATGACTTGTTTGATAAAAAAATTACTGCAGCTAATTATTTAGCTAGTATAAAGATCCAAGCAATAGAGGAAGTCAAGGAAACTTTAGAATTTGATTATGAGTTTACATTGGGCAGTTTTGCTTATGAGTATGATTTGATGCCCGCTACATTAGGGAATGATTTTAAACTTGAAGAAGCTTTACATTTAGAGCTAGGTCTTGAAAATGGAGACTATATTCAAAGAATCGATTATAATTTAGGAGATAATGATAATGTAGCTCTTCTTACAGGAGCTAATAGTGGTGGAAAAACTACTTTACTTGAAACTATCGCTCAAATTTCTATTATGGCTCAAATGGGCCTTCCAGTATGTGCAAAAAATGCAGAAGTTAAATTGCTTGATGAAATTTATCATTTTTCAAAAAAGAGATCTTTAGATGCAGGTGCATTTGAATCATTTTTAAATGTTTTCATGCCAATTGTAACTACTGATAGTGAAAAATTAGTTCTTCTTGATGAACTTGAGGGAATAACTGAATTAGAAGCTGCGGTTAAAATTATTTCAAGTTTTATAGAGATGATTAAAGATTCTAACTCTTATGCGATAATAGTAACTCATATGGCTAAGGAATTGATGACTTATGCAGATGTTAGAGTTGATGGTATAGAAGCTAAAGGACTTGATGAAAGTTATAATCTGATAGTCGATAGAACTCCTAAAATGAATTGTTTAGCTAGAAGTACTCCTGAATTTATTTTAAAAAGAATTTATGAAAATTCAGAAGGTAAAATGAAAGAAGTTTATGGTGAAATTCTTAAAAAGTTCTAA